Proteins encoded together in one Triticum dicoccoides isolate Atlit2015 ecotype Zavitan chromosome 7B, WEW_v2.0, whole genome shotgun sequence window:
- the LOC119340901 gene encoding zealexin A1 synthase-like, with protein MASLPLLLLLAVVLLLWLHRRRQRRLRAPALRLPPSPWPLPLLGHLLHLARDLPHRALRDLAQRHGPLLLLRLGGLPIVVASSADAARELMVSHDVDFASRYLSRMARLSIQPGAEGIFFAPYGAQWRQLRKICTVELLSARRVLSFRPTRQEEAARLLRAVAASRAMVNLSGLLAAYAADSSVRTIIGSRFKDRDGFLELVSTGSKLFAGMSLPDLYPSSRLAMLLSRTPPRVRQHRKELDAFMDTVVQEHQENRRADDDDDEDLLDVLLRIQRKGDLQFPLSTEMIKSVVQDIFAGGSETAATTLQWAMSELVRSPRVMRKVQDEAQLALAGQTTVTESSLADLKYMRLVVKEVLRLHPPAPLLLPRECRSDGCQVLGYDVPKGTMVLVNAWAICRDPTHWDAAEEFMPERFERGDAADFKGADMEYTPFGAGRRMCPGMSFGLANVELALAGLLYHFDWELPGGAEAGELDMAEEMGVTVRRRNDLVLVPVVRVPVPLN; from the coding sequence ATGGCGTCGCTGCCGCTCCTCCTTCTCCTGGCCGTCGTCCTACTCCTCTGGCTCCACCGccggcgccagcgccggctccgtgcGCCCGCACTCCGCCTGCCCCCGTCGCCGTGGCCGCTCccgctgctcggccacctcctccacCTGGCGCGGGACCTGCCGCACCGCGCCCTGCGTGACCTGGCGCAGCGCCACGGCCCGCTCCTGCTTCTCCGCCTCGGCGGCCTGCCCATCGTCGTCGCCTCCTCCGCAGACGCCGCGCGTGAGCTCATGGTCTCCCACGACGTCGACTTCGCCTCCCGCTACCTCAGCCGCATGGCCCGCCTCTCCATCCAGCCGGGCGCCGAGGGCATCTTCTTCGCGCCCTACGGCGCCCAGTGGCGCCAGCTCCGCAAGATCTGCACCGTCGAGCTCCTCAGCGCCCGACGCGTGCTCTCTTTCCGCCCCACGCGCCAGGAGGAGGCCGCCCGGCTGCTCCGGGCGGTGGCGGCGTCGCGGGCCATGGTTAACCTCAGCGGGTTGCTGGCAGCTTACGCCGCCGACTCGTCCGTGCGCACCATCATCGGGAGCAGATTCAAGGACCGCGACGGCTTTCTGGAGTTGGTGTCAACCGGTAGCAAGCTGTTCGCCGGGATGAGCTTACCGGACCTCTACCCGTCATCACGCCTCGCCATGCTCCTTAGCCGGACGCCGCCCCGGGTGAGGCAGCACCGCAAGGAACTAGACGCGTTCATGGACACCGTCGTCCAGGAGCACCAGGAGAACCGCCGGgcagacgacgacgatgacgaggaccTGCTTGACGTGCTCCTGAGGATCCAGCGGAAAGGCGACCTGCAGTTCCCCTTGTCGACCGAAATGATCAAGTCGGTCGTACAGGACATATTCGCCGGTGGCAGCGAGACAGCAGCGACGACACTGCAATGGGCCATGTCCGAGCTGGTGAGGAGCCCTAGAGTGATGCGGAAGGTGCAGGACGAGGCCCAGCTGGCGCTCGCCGGCCAGACCACGGTGACCGAGTCCTCCCTCGCCGACCTCAAGTACATGCGCCTAGTGGTCAAGGAGGTGCTCCGCCTGCACCCGCcggcgccgctgctgctgccgcggGAGTGCCGGAGCGACGGTTGCCAAGTCCTTGGCTACGACGTGCCCAAGGGCACCATGGTGCTCGTCAATGCGTGGGCCATTTGCAGGGACCCCACGCACTGGGACGCCGCCGAGGAGTTTATGCCAGAGAGGTTCGAGCGCGGTGACGCCGCGGACTTCAAGGGGGCTGACATGGAGTACACGCCGTTCGGGGCGGGCCGGCGGATGTGCCCCGGGATGTCCTTCGGGCTGGCAAACGTGGAGCTCGCTCTCGCCGGGCTGCTGTACCACTTCGACTGGGAGCTGCCGGGCGGAGCGGAGGCCGGGGAgctggacatggcggaggagatggGCGTCACCGTGCGCCGCCGCAACGACCTCGTGCTTGTCCCCGTGGTGCGAGTGCCCGTGCCGCTAAATTAG